The sequence below is a genomic window from Helicobacter ganmani.
CGCAAAGCATAGCCAAAATAGCTTCGTAAAAACTCTAAAATACCGGGCGTTCCTGCCTCCTCTCTTCTTTGCTCTTGTGCATAATATTGTGCGCTTGTGCGAGAAACATAACCAACAATACCCCCACCACAAAAAGTTGGTGGCAAAGTTTTATCAATCAAGGCACGAGAAATGATTAAGATTCCACTTCCACCAATACCCCCCAAAAGTTTATGAGGAGAAAGAAAAGCTACATCATAAAAACTTGGTGGAATATCCAAATAAGGTGAGGTAGTCGCACAATCAAAACATACGATTCCGCCAAAGGAACGAATCAAATGAGAAATTTCCGCAAAGGGTGCTAAGATTCCACTTACATTGGAACCCAAAGCAAAAGAACCGATGATTTTACGCCCGACATTTGCACTTAAAATATTCTTTAAAGCCTCCAAATCCACCAATCCTTGCGTATTCAATCCTATACGCACAACTTCGCACAATCCCTCTCTGAAACTTAACTCATTGCTGTGGTGTTCATAAGGTCCAACAATCACGAGCGGAAAAGAAGATTTATCACGCAAGGAATCCACTCCCAAAATTTGCTTTGTTCTGGGTGGAATATAAATCCCTAAGAGTTCTTGAAACTTTTTGATTGCAGCAGTTGAACCAAAGCCACAAGAGATTAAAGCAAAATTAGAATCAAGTTTAAAGATTTGCTTTAATCTTTCCCTCGCCTCCTCATATAAGGAGCTGATTAATTCTGCGTGGGAATTACTCTCGGAATGCGTATTGGCATAAAAGGGCAAAATCTTGTTCATTCGCGATTCTACGCATTTCGCTGCTAGCCCGCTCGCAGTCCAATCAAAATGATGGAATCCACTTTGCAAAATACACTCTTGTGATAAAATCTCACATTTGCGCCCTCTATCACTAGGCAAAGATTCCAAAAGCGGGGCGAAAAAATCTTGAATCATTGTTTAAGATTCCTAAATAAAATTGTTTTGGAGCGCATTTTACCACAGATTTATGGCAATTTACCCTAAAGTAAGTTATACT
It includes:
- a CDS encoding aminotransferase class V-fold PLP-dependent enzyme — protein: MIQDFFAPLLESLPSDRGRKCEILSQECILQSGFHHFDWTASGLAAKCVESRMNKILPFYANTHSESNSHAELISSLYEEARERLKQIFKLDSNFALISCGFGSTAAIKKFQELLGIYIPPRTKQILGVDSLRDKSSFPLVIVGPYEHHSNELSFREGLCEVVRIGLNTQGLVDLEALKNILSANVGRKIIGSFALGSNVSGILAPFAEISHLIRSFGGIVCFDCATTSPYLDIPPSFYDVAFLSPHKLLGGIGGSGILIISRALIDKTLPPTFCGGGIVGYVSRTSAQYYAQEQRREEAGTPGILEFLRSYFGYALREEIGQEWIQQAKIPYIRTLREFLENEPKIITYGNLEHNALGIFSFNIRGISPFEVSLQLSKEYGILTRAGCACAGPYGHDLLGLEDNAFFIQKPGWVRLNVHYTHTQEEINRLLEALKQILHSV